Proteins from a single region of Halichoerus grypus chromosome 13, mHalGry1.hap1.1, whole genome shotgun sequence:
- the RHBDD3 gene encoding rhomboid domain-containing protein 3, with product MRARGPPGLPSPALPLASSVLMLLLSSLWLVGAGPSLALAPELLPWQAHRLLTHALGHTALPGLLLSLLLLPTLGWWQECHLGTLRFLHASALLALAAGLMGVLLAGLGVSSAAGGCGYMPVHLAMLAGQGHHPRQPQGILPPWLLPWLLLALTPLLSSEPPFLQLFCGLLAGLAYAAGAFQWLELSDRRLQALQEGVLCRALAGCWPLRLLPTPGGRAELPITHPAGVRPPTPGPPYMASPSLWSRGEGSAQRPPGLEPVQPTWEGSSEVGLAWAGPSFPPGTPLWAALDEQMLQEGIQASLLDGPAPCSETPLWLPKSSVSSLRLQQLERMGFPTEQAVVALAATGRVEGAVSLLVGGEVGTEALVTQGRGGPAHPEGPGPP from the exons ATGCGTGCCCGAGGCCCCCCCGGCCTACCGTCCCCGGCGCTGCCTCTAGCCTCCTCCGTCCTGATGCTGCTCCTGAGCAGCCTGTGGCTGGTGGGGGCTGGCCCCAGCCTTGCCCTGGCCCCCGAGCTGCTGCCTTGGCAGG cgCACCGGCTGCTGACCCACGCCCTGGGCCACACGGCCCTACCCGGCCTGCTCCTGAGCCTGCTGCTCCTGCCCACGCTGGGCTGGTGGCAGGAGTGCCACCTGGGCACGCTGCGGTTCCTGCATGCCTCTGCCCTGCTCGCCCTGGCTGCCGGGCTCATGGGGGTGCTGCTGGCGGGCCTTGGGGTGTCCAGTGCAGCCGGCGGCTGCGGCTACATGCCGGTCCACCTGGCCATGCTGGCCGGGCAGGGTCACCACCCTCGCCAGCCCCAGGGGATCCTGCCACCATGGCTCCTGCCCTGGCTGCTGCTCGCCTTGACACCACTGCTCAGCTCCGAGCCACCCTTCCTGCAGCTGTTCTGTGGCCTTCTTGCTGGCCTGGCCT ACGCAGCCGGGGCCTTCCAGTGGCTGGAGCTGTCGGACCGGCGGCTGCAAGCACTGCAGGAGGGCGTCCTGTGCAGGGCCCTGGCCGGGTGCTGGCCGCTCAGACTCCTTCCTACCCCGGGCGGCCGGGCCGAGCTGCCCATCACCCATCCCGCCGGAGTGAG GCCTCCCACCCCTGGACCTCCTTACATGGCCTCCCCTAGCCTCTGGTCCCGCGGTGAAGGCTCGGCCCAGCGCCCCCCAGGCCTGGAGCCTGTGCAGCCGACCTGGGAGGGCTCCTCAGAGGTGGGCCTGGCCTGGGCCGGGCCCAGCTTCCCCCCAGGGACCCCGCTGTGGGCAGCCCTGGATGAGCAGATGCTGCAGGAGGGGATCCAGGCCTCACTCCTTGACGGGCCAGCCCCGTGTTCTGAGACCCCGCTATGGCTGCCTAAGTCGTCCGTCTCCTCTCTGCG GCTGCAGCAGCTGGAGCGCATGggcttccccacagagcaggcGGTGGTGGCACTGGCAGCCACAGGCCGAGTGGAGGGTGCCGTGTCGCTGCTGGTTGGCGGGGAGGTGGGCACTGAGGCCCTGGTGAcgcaggggaggggtgggcccGCTCACCCTGAGGGTCCTGGTCCCCCCTAG